The nucleotide sequence AGCGGACCGTCACCGATGAACTCGAGCTCCCACGAAAGGTCCGCTAGACCCGCTATGGCGCTGAGCAACGCGGAGTGAGCTTTCTGGGGCTCGAAGCGCGCTATCATCACTAGACGGGGCGGCTGACGCTCAGGTCGCGCACGGAGAGCGAGAGGGACATCTGGCACCCCGTTATGGATAGTCACAACCTGTTTCGGAGGCGCTACTCGGTATGCGAGGGCAAGCTGGCGGTCGTGTTCGGAGACGGTGATAATACGATCAGCGAACGGACCAGCCAGCCGTTCGGCAAAAGCATAGAAGCGGCGCTCGCGTTTCGCTACGCCTTCGGTGAAGGCCCAGCCGTGTGCCGTAAACAGGACTGGAAGCCCCAGGCTCTTCGCGGCAAGTCTCCCAAGCCACCCTGCCTTGGAGGAATGGGTGGAAACGATGTCCGGCATGAGGGCGGACAACTCTCGACGCAGCTCAAGGATCCCCCTCACGTCCCGACTCGGGCAGATAGAACGGGCTAGGTAACGCAGACTCCGGTGGGGAATGCCTTGATCTCTCAGTTCCTGGGTAAAGGGACCCTGACCTCCCGCTAACACCGTAACTTGGTGTCCCTTTCCTAGAAGATGGATAGACAGGTCCCGCACATGGACATGGGCCCCACCGACGGAATCCGACCGGGTTATGACATAGGCGATATTGACACGACTGACCTTCACGTGCTCAGTCCCATCCCGAGGGCCGTAGACCCGACCTCAAAACACCGGAGCATAGCGGGAGCTAGCAGTGCCCAACTATAACCAATATCCCGCTCACGAGAGGCACCTCTAGGCTTCCCAACGCCGGCCTAAGCACAAGCAACGGTATCTAGTCCTACTGGGGCCTCCCATGGCCCAGTGTGTTACATTCAGCTGCCTTCCGGAGTGACTCTAGCACTTGCTCACCAATGCGACCCCAGTCCCCTTCTCTAGCAGCCATCCGTAGCCCTCGAGCTCCCATCTCGGCTGCAACTTCTGGCCTCAGTAGCAAATAGACACATGCTCGAGCGAGAGCTTCAGCATCCAGCGGTTCAACCAGCAAGCCAGTCTTGCCGTGAACCACCTGCTCTGGCAACGCTCCGACTTTAGTCGCTACTACAGGCCG is from Limnochorda sp. L945t and encodes:
- a CDS encoding glycosyltransferase family 4 protein, which translates into the protein MKVSRVNIAYVITRSDSVGGAHVHVRDLSIHLLGKGHQVTVLAGGQGPFTQELRDQGIPHRSLRYLARSICPSRDVRGILELRRELSALMPDIVSTHSSKAGWLGRLAAKSLGLPVLFTAHGWAFTEGVAKRERRFYAFAERLAGPFADRIITVSEHDRQLALAYRVAPPKQVVTIHNGVPDVPLALRARPERQPPRLVMIARFEPQKAHSALLSAIAGLADLSWELEFIGDGPLLEAVKAQVNGLGLEQRVRFLGARKDVAERLAGAQVFVLISNWEGLPRTILEAMRAGLPVVASDVGGVHEAVMEGETGFLVPRGQVGALRERLLRLIRVPDLRIQMGRSGRARYEHYFTFERMYHETMAVYQEVLAARRQRSKP